The proteins below are encoded in one region of Helianthus annuus cultivar XRQ/B chromosome 2, HanXRQr2.0-SUNRISE, whole genome shotgun sequence:
- the LOC110911879 gene encoding vignain, giving the protein MKTFVLICLVLILGVVESFTYHEKELESEAGLEAMYDRWRAHHNVKEKSEERFNVFKYNLQHVHKTNKMDRPYKLQLNEFATMTNHEFVQTYGSSKIGHKMALSPPRKLKGAYACPDFQYANATDLPKSIDWRLRGAVAPIKSQGPCGSCWAFATVAAVEGINAIRTGKLVSLSEQQMIDCDTDGRNEGCGGGIIEDVFTFITEKGGICTDASYPYEGHQHFCDPNKFGHHSVTINGQERIPSDDEVSIMKAVAHGGPVTIAIDSHGENFMFYKEGVFTGPCGEQVYHAMTIVGYDETSDGVPYWIVRNSWGEGWGEKGYIRMLRGPSAPQPRGLCFINGFPKMPRKDPDEPNNEL; this is encoded by the exons ATGAAGACGTTTGTTTTAAtatgtttggttttgattttAGGCGTTGTGGAGAGCTTTACGTACCATGAAAAAGAGCTCGAAAGCGAAGCGGGTTTGGAAGCGATGTACGACCGGTGGAGAGCCCACCACAACGTGAAAGAAAAGAGCGAGGAGCGGTTCAATGTTTTTAAGTACAACCTGCAACATGTTCACAAGACAAACAAGATGGACAGGCCATATAAGCTGCAGTTGAACGAGTTTGCTACCATGACTAACCATGAGTTTGTTCAAACCTATGGTAGCTCAAAGATTGGGCATAAAATGGCACTCAGTCCACCTCGCAAGCTGAAGGGGGCGTATGCATGCCCCGATTTTCAATATGCCAATGCAACTGATCTTCCAAAATCAATTGATTGGAGGCTTCGTGGCGCGGTCGCCCCCATCAAGTCCCAAGGGCCGTGCG GAAGTTGTTGGGCGTTTGCTACAGTTGCTGCCGTGGAAGGAATAAACGCTATTAGAACGGGGAAATTAGTATCACTATCTGAACAACAAATGATCGATTGTGACACTGATGGAAGAAACGAGGGGTGTGGTGGAGGGATAATCGAGGATGTATTCACTTTCATCACTGAAAAGGGAGGAATCTGCACGGATGCGAGCTACCCTTACGAAGGTCATCAACACTTTTGTGATCCAAACAAG TTTGGTCATCACTCGGTCACAATTAACGGCCAAGAGAGAATTCCTAGCGACGATGAAGTGTCTATAATGAAAGCAGTTGCACACGGCGGGCCTGTAACGATTGCCATAGATTCTCATGGTGAAAATTTTATGTTCTACAAAGAGGGAGTTTTTACCGGGCCATGTGGAGAGCAGGTCTACCATGCTATGACAATTGTAGGATACGATGAGACTTCCGATGGAGTACCGTATTGGATCGTTAGAAACTCATGGGGAGAGGGGTGGGGAGAGAAGGGATACATACGTATGCTACGAGGACCTTCAGCTCCACAACCCAGAGGGCTCTGCTTCATAAATGGGTTCCCTAAAATGCCTAGAAAGGACCCTGATGAACCCAATAATGAACTCTAG